One Halobacterium zhouii genomic region harbors:
- a CDS encoding helix-turn-helix domain-containing protein — translation MSDDASSKPIEAEFREYALGTLPNQEHRDVHPIVGMIPNKDVRHYVMFQAEAYDADAPMFDGRDMPDSFWDTELAREIKRKYGTDTGTDALLSGNMGQLNYFSGLVSYQKDVSGMQTLMSLQKLIEDIPVFISYIYGIMGAGKTDFAFLLLEVFASIYGRENVCMAANLTSDDLDEEIDHYSRIVEILDSRRERMQAGEDLDEFIMVVDEAAQIFTGSGSDQHKAKALAKLLKLARKANANLILIGQDGKDIGPSLRALCTAFIHKESEKKTTFYRDVKNRQGMGEMMTLSGIPPTNYDDYSTWDEGEFIFDADGDDDEDLVTQEELDELIKEHEREMMALLDATTELTQAAIAEKYGVKSRTVRRAKQRYEDELEDLGLS, via the coding sequence ATGAGTGACGACGCTTCCTCAAAGCCGATTGAAGCCGAATTCCGCGAATACGCGCTCGGCACTCTCCCGAATCAGGAGCACAGGGATGTGCATCCGATTGTCGGGATGATACCCAACAAGGACGTGCGTCACTACGTGATGTTCCAGGCCGAGGCGTACGACGCTGATGCGCCGATGTTCGACGGGAGGGACATGCCAGACAGCTTCTGGGACACCGAACTCGCCCGAGAAATCAAGCGCAAATACGGGACAGACACCGGGACAGACGCGCTCCTGAGCGGGAACATGGGGCAGTTGAATTACTTCTCGGGCCTCGTTTCTTACCAAAAGGACGTTTCGGGGATGCAGACGCTCATGAGCCTCCAAAAGCTGATTGAAGACATCCCTGTGTTCATCAGCTATATTTACGGGATCATGGGCGCTGGCAAGACCGATTTCGCGTTCCTCTTGCTGGAGGTGTTCGCGTCGATTTACGGGCGTGAGAACGTCTGCATGGCGGCGAACCTCACCAGCGACGACCTCGACGAGGAAATCGACCACTACTCTCGTATCGTCGAGATTCTCGATAGTCGTCGTGAGCGGATGCAGGCCGGTGAAGACCTGGATGAGTTCATCATGGTGGTGGACGAAGCCGCGCAAATCTTCACCGGCAGCGGCTCAGACCAGCACAAGGCGAAAGCGCTTGCTAAGCTCCTGAAGCTCGCACGAAAGGCAAACGCGAACTTGATCCTGATTGGCCAGGACGGCAAGGACATTGGCCCGTCACTGCGAGCACTGTGCACCGCGTTCATTCACAAAGAGTCGGAGAAGAAAACGACGTTCTACCGGGACGTGAAGAACCGGCAGGGCATGGGCGAGATGATGACGCTCTCCGGCATCCCACCAACGAATTACGATGACTATTCGACGTGGGACGAAGGGGAATTCATCTTCGACGCGGACGGTGACGACGATGAAGACCTCGTTACGCAGGAAGAGTTGGATGAGCTGATTAAGGAGCATGAGCGGGAGATGATGGCGCTTCTCGACGCTACGACGGAGTTGACGCAGGCGGCGATTGCTGAGAAGTACGGTGTGAAGTCTCGAACGGTGCGTCGGGCGAAGCAGCGGTACGAGGATGAGTTGGAAGACCTCGGCCTCAGTTAG